The sequence CAAATCAGCTTTTCAGACATCGTCGGTCAGAACCAGGCCATCATCAACCTCATCGGCTACGCCCAACTCATCGCGACCACGGATTCCATCGCCTGCATCCGGGGCGCGTCGGGCACGGGCAAGGAGCTGTTCGCCCGGGCCATGCACACGGCCAGCCGCCGCATTGGCCCCTTCGTGCCCATCAACTGCGCGGCCCTGCCCGAACAGCTTCTGGAAAGCGAACTGTTCGGTTATGTGGCCGGCGCCTTCACCGGCGGGCTCAAGGACGGCAAGCCAGGCCTGTTCGAGGTAGCCGGCGACGGCACGGTGTTCCTGGATGAAATCGGGGACATGCCGCTCTCGTCCCAGGCCAAGATCCTGCGCGTCATGCAGGATCTGCGCGCGAGACGCATCGGTGGAACCAAGGAAATCCCGATTCGGGCGCGGATCATCACCGCCACCAACGGCAATCTGGAAAAAATGGTCGAGGACGGCACCTTCCGGCGGGATCTTTACTACCGTATCAACGTCCTGCCCATCCACATCCCGCCCCTGCAGGAGCGTCTGGACGACATTCCCCTCCTGGCCGAGCACTTCCTTTTTGCCCTGGCCCAACGCGCCGGGCGGCCGGTCAAGACCGTGTCCGCCGCCGGGATGGCCAAACTGGGCCGCCACCACTGGCCGGGCAACGTGCGGGAGCTGAAAAACGTGGTTGACCGGGCGGCCATCCTCTGCCCGGACGAGGTCATCGACGACCGTTTCGTCATCCTGTCCCACGAATTGGGCGAACGCATTCCTGGCCAGACCCGGTCCATGCCCAGGGCCGAGGCCGGCCAACCCCTCAAAACCCAGCTTGACCGTCTGGAAAAGGACATCCTCGAAACAGTCCTGACCCAGGCCAGAAGCGTACGCCAGGCGGCCGTGACCCTGGGCCTGTCCCACACGGCCATTTTGCACAAAATCAAGAAACACGGTCTGCGCGTGACCCGCCCCCTGCGGGTGGAACAGAAAACGCGACGCCCGTGACCGGCCTACCCCCGTTCCCCAGCCGCCCCAACGACGCCATGCACAACACGAACAAACCGT is a genomic window of Deltaproteobacteria bacterium containing:
- a CDS encoding PAS domain S-box protein gives rise to the protein MSIKLHLVFQDRVGIVADLSRRIADRMFNIVAMEVDRVADLAHVYLEAEHRPSGTPPELLPALTDIPGLITTRPIATLPQEEQAQRLRVVLDNIASAVIAVDTAGKVTTMNTVARKILGRENENVLGLDVRDLGLDDTAILDSLDGRECVAMKKTLATASGRLQYFATCRPIRDASGHVIGAVEIITDMREIKMLARSISEPAQISFSDIVGQNQAIINLIGYAQLIATTDSIACIRGASGTGKELFARAMHTASRRIGPFVPINCAALPEQLLESELFGYVAGAFTGGLKDGKPGLFEVAGDGTVFLDEIGDMPLSSQAKILRVMQDLRARRIGGTKEIPIRARIITATNGNLEKMVEDGTFRRDLYYRINVLPIHIPPLQERLDDIPLLAEHFLFALAQRAGRPVKTVSAAGMAKLGRHHWPGNVRELKNVVDRAAILCPDEVIDDRFVILSHELGERIPGQTRSMPRAEAGQPLKTQLDRLEKDILETVLTQARSVRQAAVTLGLSHTAILHKIKKHGLRVTRPLRVEQKTRRP